GAGGACGAGGAAGCCGAACTCCTCGCTCGACCACAGCACGAACTCCTCCCCCAGGCGCGACAGGTGCACGCCGAGGAGTGCGAGGTCGAAGAGGGCCTCGGCCACGAAGTCGCGGTCCGACACGGCGTCGAGGGAGTTCTCGAACCGGCTCCCGAAGCCGAGGTCGCCGGCCACCGCCTCGGGGTCGAGGGGCAGCGACGACCCGGCCAGGGCCCCGGCCCCGAGCGGGCTCACGTCCATGCGCACCACGCTGTGCAGCACCCGGTCCACGTCGCGCGCCAGCGCCCACCCGTGCGCCAGCAGGTGGTGCGACAGCAGGACCGGCTGGGCGCGCTGCATGTGGGTGTACCCGGGCAGGTAGGCGTCACCGGCCTCCACCGCCCGGCGAAGCAGGGTCTCCTGCAGTTCGATCACGGCCGCCGCCACGTGCAGCAGCTCCCGGCGGGTGTACAGGCGCAGGTCGGTGGCGACCTGGTCGTTGCGGCTCCGACCGGTGTGGATCTTCGCCCCGACGTCGCCGGCGAGCTCCGTCACCCGTCGCTCGACGGCAGTGTGGATGTCCTCGTCACCCGCCTGGAAGACGAAGATCCCCGACGCCAGCTCCTCCTCCACGCGGTCGAGCGCGGTCAGGAGGATCGCGGACTCCCCGTCCTCGAGCACTCCCGCCCGGGCCAGGCCCCGCACGTGGGCACGCGATCCCGTGAGGTCGTCGCCCGCCAGCCGCCGGTCGAAGGGCAGGCTCACCGTGAACGCCATGACCTCGTCGGCGGTGCCGCCGAGGCGCCCCTCCCACAGGGTCATGTCGGGCCTCCCGGCGCACCGGCGGCTCCGGTGGCACCCGCAGCACCGGCGTCGTCACCGGGCTGGCGCGGGACGCCCTGGCGCGCCGCCCACGTGGCCACGCCGAGGCCCCACAGGCGCACGAACCCCTCGGCATCGGCGTGCTCGAAGGTGTCGGCGGCGTCGTAGGTGGCGAGCCCGTGGTCGTAGAGCGACACGGGGCTGCGCCGGCCCGTCACCATGCAGCTGCCGGGCGACAGCGCCAGGCGGACCTCACCGGTGACGTGGCGCTGCGTCGTGGCGAAAAAGGCGTCGAGGGCCTCCTTGAGCGGTGAGAACCACAGGCCGTCGTAGACGAGCTCGGCCCAGCGGGGCTCGAGGCGCGCCTTCTCGTGGGCCACGTCGCGCTCGAGCGTGAGGTCCTCCAGGTCGGAGTGCGCCATCACCAGCGCCAGCGCGGCCGGGCATTCATAGGTCTCGCGGCTCTTGATCCCCACGCGGCGGTTCTCGACCATGTCGATGCGGCCCCAGCCGTACGAGCCGACGACCGCACCGACCTCGGCGATCAGGGCGGGCAGGGCGAGCTGCCGGCCGTCCACCGACACCGGGACGCCGGCCTCGAACCCGATCACCAGGTCCCGCGGCTCGACAGCCGTCGGGCGCGTGAGGGTGAAGACGTCAGGGGGCGGCGCCGCCCAGGGGTCTTCGAGCGCGCCGCACTCGATGGCCCGGCCCCACAGGTTCTCGTCGATCGAGTACAGCTTCTCCTTCGTCGCCTCCACCGGGATGGAGTGGCGCGCCGCGTACACGATGCAGTCCTCGCGCGTCATGCCCCACGTCCGGGCGGGCGCCAGGATCTCGAGGTCGGGGGCCAGCGTGCGCGTCCCCACCTCGAACCGGACCTGGTCGTTCCCCTTGCCCGTGCAGCCGTGGGCCACGGCGTCCGCCCCGTGCCGGCGCGCCTCGGCGACCAGATGGCGCACGATCACCGGCCGAGACAGCGACGACACCAACGGGTACTTGCCCTCGTACAGGCCGTTGGCGGCGATGGCCGGAGCGACGTAGTACTCCGCCATCTCGGCGCGGGCGTCGATGACGACGGACTCCACGGCGCCGGTGTCGAGGGCGCGTCGCCGCACCGACTCGAAGTCGCCGCCCTGGCCGACGTCCACGGCCACGGTCACCACCTCGACCCCGAGCTCCTCCTGCAGCCACTTCACCGCGACGGAGGTGTCGAGGCCTCCGCTGTAGGCCAGCACCACTCGCTTCGCCATCACCGTGCTCCGTTCGTTCCTGCGCCGTTGGTCCCCGCCAGCCCGGCGATCCGCTGGGCGACCACGGCGCCTCCGTGGTCCTCGGCCGCCACCACGAGGACCGTATCGTCCCCCGCCACCGTGCCGATCACGCCCTCGAACCCGCTGCGGTCGAGCGCCGAGCCCACCACGTGGGCCGACCCCGGGGGCGTACGCAGCACCACCAGGTTGGCCGAATGCGTGACCTCCACCACCCACTCCCCCAGGACGCGCCGCAGGTGGTCCTCGGGCGCCACCTGCCGGGCGGGCAGCTCCGGGAGGGCGTAGACGCTCTCGCCCCCCGCCACGCGCACCTTCAACGCGCCCATCTCCTCGAGGTCGCGCGACACCGTGGTCTGCGTGGCCTCCACACCGTCGGCCGAGAGCAGCGCCACCAGCTGGGCCTGGCTCGTGACCGCGTGGGTCTCGAGCAGCCGGGTGATGCGATGCTGGCGCTGGGGCTTGCCGAGCTTCACCGCGAGCCGTCCCCGCCCGGGCCCAGGAGCCAGGCGAGCAGCCCCCGCACGGCATGCATGCGGTTGGCGGCCTGACGCCACACCACGCTGCGGGGCCCCTCGAGCACCCCGGCGCTGATCTCCTCGCCGCGGTGCGCCGGCAGGCAGTGCAGGACCACGGCGTCGGGGGCGGCGTGGGCGAGCAGGTCGTCGTCGACGGTGAAGCCGGCGAACGCCGTGCGCCGCAGGGCGGCCTCCTCCTCCTGGCCCATCGACGTCCACACGTCGGTGTAGAGGGCGTCGGCGCCGCTGGCGGCCTCGGCGGGGTCCGACGTCACCTCGATGTCGCCACCCAGCGCGGCCACGCGGGCGAGGTCGTCACCGTCGGGGCCGTACCCGTCGGGCGACGCCGTGCGCAGGCGGATCCCCGTCATGGCCGCCGCCAGGGCGAGCGACCGCCACACGTTGTTGGCGTCGCCGACGTACGCGACCGTCCGGCCCTCGACGTCGCCGAAGACCTGGCGCAGCGTGAGCAGGTCGGCGAGGGCCTGACAGGGATGGGCGAGGTCCGACAGGAGGTTGACGACCGGCACCGCCGGGCCCGCCGTCTCTCCCGACGACCGCGT
Above is a genomic segment from Acidimicrobiales bacterium containing:
- a CDS encoding argininosuccinate synthase; this encodes MAKRVVLAYSGGLDTSVAVKWLQEELGVEVVTVAVDVGQGGDFESVRRRALDTGAVESVVIDARAEMAEYYVAPAIAANGLYEGKYPLVSSLSRPVIVRHLVAEARRHGADAVAHGCTGKGNDQVRFEVGTRTLAPDLEILAPARTWGMTREDCIVYAARHSIPVEATKEKLYSIDENLWGRAIECGALEDPWAAPPPDVFTLTRPTAVEPRDLVIGFEAGVPVSVDGRQLALPALIAEVGAVVGSYGWGRIDMVENRRVGIKSRETYECPAALALVMAHSDLEDLTLERDVAHEKARLEPRWAELVYDGLWFSPLKEALDAFFATTQRHVTGEVRLALSPGSCMVTGRRSPVSLYDHGLATYDAADTFEHADAEGFVRLWGLGVATWAARQGVPRQPGDDAGAAGATGAAGAPGGPT
- the argR gene encoding arginine repressor, giving the protein MKLGKPQRQHRITRLLETHAVTSQAQLVALLSADGVEATQTTVSRDLEEMGALKVRVAGGESVYALPELPARQVAPEDHLRRVLGEWVVEVTHSANLVVLRTPPGSAHVVGSALDRSGFEGVIGTVAGDDTVLVVAAEDHGGAVVAQRIAGLAGTNGAGTNGAR
- a CDS encoding ornithine carbamoyltransferase, with translation MTRHFLDIDDLSCDELDDVLATAALPVAEVPRVLAGRGAALVFEKPSARTRSSTELAVVALGGHPVYVQGAEVGIDERETAEDVARTLACYHAVVCARVVDHGVLVRMAAALDAARDGGADATPSDLSGETRSSGETAGPAVPVVNLLSDLAHPCQALADLLTLRQVFGDVEGRTVAYVGDANNVWRSLALAAAMTGIRLRTASPDGYGPDGDDLARVAALGGDIEVTSDPAEAASGADALYTDVWTSMGQEEEAALRRTAFAGFTVDDDLLAHAAPDAVVLHCLPAHRGEEISAGVLEGPRSVVWRQAANRMHAVRGLLAWLLGPGGDGSR